The segment TTCAAGTTCACGCTCGATATAATGAAACGAATTTATCCGTCCTTGTTACCCAACAGGGAAAGTGACCTAGCGGAAATAGCAAACGAGCTAAACAGCCACCTCTCCCTCTACAAATTAGACACCACATTGCGAAGAACCCATTTCTTTGCTCAAATCCTGCAAGAAACAGGACCCCAACTAAAAGTCGAGGAAGGATTTATATATAAGGCAGAGTCTCTAACAAAAATATTTAAGCATTTCAGAAATAATCCGGAGCTGGCCAAGGCCCATGGCTATGATACTCATCGAGGGATAAAGGCTGACGGCAGCAGAATGTCTCAGGAAGATTTTGAGGCGATTGCTAATGGAGCTTATGGTGGCCGAGCTGATCTAGGCAACGGTGACTATTCGTCCGGGGACGGTTGGAAATACCGAGGACGGGGCTTGAAGCAGTTAACGGGGAGGCACAATTACGAAGCGCTCACTTCTTGGCACAATCGGCTCGCCGAACATTGGCCAACCGACAAGGATCTGGACTTTACAGAGCAGCCCGATCTCTTGTTAACCATGAAATATGCCACTCGATCTGCTGCAAATTTCTGGATATCGAATAGGCTGTACGAACTTGCGGATAAAGGTGACTGCCCGGAGACGGTGGACGCAATAACAAGGTTAGTGAATCTAAACACGGATAGCTATCAAGCAAGACGGGCGAATTTTGAGAAACTCTGGAGCGCCCAAATATTAAAGTAGCCAGAGACAAAATATTTCTTTAATAACCATGAAGCGATCGTTAGAATGAAAATCTCGCATCTTGCACTAGTCCTGACTTTAGCTTTCTCGCCTCTCCTATCGGCAAATACTATGGAAGAGGCAAAACCCCTCTTCAGCTGCAAAACAAAATCCAATAAGATCCTCGAATTACACAAGCAAGACAATACGATTATTTATAAATTTGGGAAAATCAACTCTCCACCAGAGCTAGAATTAAAAAAAACATCAGATGAGGTGCAGATTGTAATAGGCAGCGCGTCTGGCAGCGAGCTGACCAACTCCATCAGCTTCGTTAATGGCGAATATACGTACACAGTAATATCCAGCGTCAATAAGGTTGCGGACGTCCAAGAGCCCAAGTACGGCATATTAGTTAAGAAAAATTCTAACTACTTAACTTATATCTCATGCATTTCAGCCTCCGTGGAGGGAAGTTTGCTTGACCTTGAATAACTGTCCGAGCACGCATTCACCCTTATCAGTCACCGCAAAAGCGGCGACATCTTATTGCCATCACCCCGCAACCCTGCCATAAACGCGCTTTCGCCATGACGCTACAAGGAAGTAACGATGGGATTGCTGCGACGCGCCCTGCTTGGCCTGGTGTTGCTGGCCCTGCTTGCGGCCGGGGTTGGTCTGTATTTCTTGGCCTATCCGAACCTGCCGGACTATCAGCCTCCGGCTCGGCTTAACTACCTCGATCAATGGAGCGAGGCGGACCGGCAGACCTATTACTACACGCCGCAAGGCACGCAGGTTAAAGGGCTGGAGTACGACTGGTTCGTCGCGCTGGAGCTGCCCTTCAGCCAGGATAGGTTCGCCACGCCCGACTATCTCGCCCGCTTCGGATTTCTGGTCGATCCCGCGCAAAAGGCCACCACGCGGAACCCCGGCAACCTGCCAGTCGGCTTTGCCCGCCATGAAGATGACGAGACCGGTCGCGCCCATCTGGATGTGACCTGCGCGGCCTGCCACACCGGCGAGTTGCGCTACGGGGGTCAGGCCATCCGTATCGACGGTGGCGCGGCGATGCATTCGCTGGCCTCCACCGTACCGACCCTGCGCGGCGGCGCCTTTGGCCAGGCGCTCGGGATGAGCATGGCCTTCACCTATTACAACCCGCTCAAGTTCCGTCGCTTCGCCGAGCATGTGCTGGGCGAACGTTACGAGCAGGACCGCGCCCAGCTGCGCCGCGATTTCAAGCAGGTGCTCGATCGCCTGCTCGGCACCGCTTACAACGACTGGCACCGCGGCCTCTACCCGACCGAGGAAGGCTTCGGCCGGACCGATGCGTTCGGCCGCATCGCCAACACCGCCTTTGGCGACGCGCTGGATCCGGCCAACTATCGCGTCGCCAATGCGCCGGTCAGCTATCCACAGGTGTGGGATATCTGGAAGTTCGACTGGGTGCTGTGGAACGGTTCGGCCATGCAGCCGATGGCGCGCAATATCGGCGAGGCCCTGGGTGTTGGCGCCACCCTGCCGGGTTCTACCCCACCGGCGAAAACGGCTTATGGCATGGCGGCGTGCATTTCGACGAAGGCACGGCCGCTGCATTCGACCAGTCGAGCGTGCGCTGTATCGCCGACGGAGAAGTAATTGCCTACCGCATCGACGAGCGCTACCCGGTCAGCGAATTCACCGACGAGATTCCACTGGTCAAACGTGCACCCTTTTCCACGGGGTTCGTGCTGGTCAAGCACAGCCTGCAGCCGCCGCCGCTGAAGAACGCTGACGGCACCATCGTCGAAGGGCAAACCCCTCCAAGCCTCACTCTCTACAGCCTGTACATGCACCTGCTGGATTGGACGGGCTACCAGGCACAAGCGGACCTTCCGCGCCCCGCCTTCTGGGAAACCAAACGCTATACCGTGAATACGCAGCACGATGGCCTGAGCGTTCGCGCAGGCCCGAGCAAGCACACCACCAAGCTGTCGGAGCTGTCCAAGGGTGCCGAGATCACCATCGGCGAGACGGAAGGCGAGTTCAGCAAACTGGTCAGCCTGATCAGCGGGACGGCACAACCCGCCCTATCAGCCGACGACGAGGGGCAACTGCCCGGCTATGTATCCACCAACTTGCTCAAACCGCACAGCGAGCCAGCGGAATACGGCAGGGTCATCGTTCTCGACAGCGGGTTGCCGATCAAGGCGGGTGACCTTATTGGCCATCCCGGCCTGTACCAGAACCACGACAGCGCTGCTCAGCGCATGGTCCATGTCGAACTGTTCAGCTGCGACGATGTGCCCGCATTCATCGCCCGGAGCCGCGCCTGGGCCAGCCGCTTGCCGGACGACCAGAAAACCCTGCTCAAGATCTACAAAGGTGCGAGCAAACTGATCACCCATCGGGACGATATCAACGCGGAGAGCCCACCCAAACTGGACGACGATGGCACGCAGATCGGCGTCGACCTGATCATTCCGCAGTCCTTGCTGGATGGACTCCCCGCTTCGAGAAAAATCCAGGCCAAGGATGGCGCGGACGACACCATGCATTGGTGGCGGCTGGACGGCCTGTTCGCCGACGCCGACGGCAACCCCATCGACGGCTGGCTCGCCGAGCAGGAGCTGATCACTACTCGTCATAGCCCATGGGAGTGGGAGGGTTTTGAATGCCTTGAGGATGCCGATCCTCCCATTTCGGGATTCGTCTATTACCTCAACGCGGCGCTTCGCCTGTCCGACGACGAAAAAGCCAGCTACCAGGGCGCCATCGACCAGGCCGACAAAGGTCCGGTGCGCAGCCGCCTCTACGACATCGTCGACACCAACCGCGACGGCAAGATGACCTCCCAAGAAATCCAGGTGGCACTGGAAAAGCCTTGCCACGCCCAATCCATCTCGCAGCTCGTCACGCGGCATGAAAGCGAGTGGTTTTGGAATGCAGCGCGTTGGGACGAACTCGATGAGCTGATGGGCCACCGCTCCGATGACCCCAATCAGGATTGGGCCGAAGAGAAGAACCGCATCAAAACTCTAAGCTGGTGGGGCGATATCGCCGGGCGCTACTCTATCAGCGCAGATGGGAAAGCTTGGCACTTTCAACCACTTGCCCTTGTCGGCAAATTCAGCACCGTAGCGCGTGCCCGCCCCACGATTAGCGAAGGGAGAATAACGTTTGATGCCGAAGGGAATAATATTCCAACCTCTCCGTTCTTCAGCCGGGTCGTTCACTGGCCTGGAAACGATCTATCGGGGGTCACTCTCGGTCGCGGTTATGACATGGGTTCACGGACCGAAATAGAAATCTACGCGCATATGACAAGTGCCGGCATTGCGCATGATCAGGCAACTAAGATTGCTCAGGCGCACGGAAAGAAAGGCATAATCGCCCAGCAATTTGTTAGAGAGAACAAAGCATCCATTGGGCAAATAACTCCCGAGCAGGAAATACTCCTTTTCAACATTATCTACCCAAACTACGTAGATCGCGCTATCAGCAACTATGACCACTGGACTTCGAGCGAACCTGATAGAGCCGAGTGGAGCGCCCTAGATCAGGTCATCAGGGATGTGCTGGTAGACTTCGTCTATCAAGGTTTTACACAGGGGCCCAACCCGATGAAGGCTGGGATGAGGAATGATAAAGCCGAGCTGATACGCTACATAGAAAATACGCCTGCCATCAGGCAGTATGAACCGGGGCGAAACAGAGCTCGTTATCTTAGGAATTACTAATGTTAACTATTAGAAAAATAACTGTAATTTTTTTGCTTTTGTTTGTACGCACAGCATTAAGCAATGATGTTAATGATCCATGCGAAGAGATTGAAGCCTCTTCTCAAATAGCCCTGTGTGCGCAATACAATAAAAATCAATCAGACAATCTTCTTAACTCAACGTACAAGGCCACTTTGAATCGAATCAGACTTCAGTATCAAAATTCACCTTTGCTAGCAGATCAATACGTTTCCCTATTAAAGGCGGCGCAGCGAGAGTGGATTGATCTGCGAGACGCAGATTGCAAGCTTGAAGCCTTTGAAATAGAGAAGACCGCAGAGGCTTATCAAGTAACGATTGATAATTGTATCGCCAAAATGAGTAATGACAGGGCGAACTATCTGAAACACATTGCACCTGACATATAAGGGCTCTGGAAACAACCGCGCATAGGCTTCGCTCGAGCTAGCAAAGTGCGGGGTGGGCCGTACCGACACTAACGTCCGTCACGCCAAAAGAACGCCGTCTTATTGCCATCGCCCCACAACCCTGCCATCAACGCGCATTCGCCATGACGCTACAAGGATGTACCTGCGATTGCTGCGCCGAGCCCGGGTGCTGTCTTGTTGTTGGCTTTGCTTGCCGAGGGGGTCGGGCTGTATTTCCTGGCCTACCCGAACCTTCCAGAGCATGAAGTGCCCGAAGCGTTGCATTATCTGGAGCCGTGGGACGCCACCCAGCGACAGACCTACTACTACACACCGCAAGGCACCCAGATTAGG is part of the Stutzerimonas balearica DSM 6083 genome and harbors:
- a CDS encoding lysozyme inhibitor LprI family protein, with the protein product MLTIRKITVIFLLLFVRTALSNDVNDPCEEIEASSQIALCAQYNKNQSDNLLNSTYKATLNRIRLQYQNSPLLADQYVSLLKAAQREWIDLRDADCKLEAFEIEKTAEAYQVTIDNCIAKMSNDRANYLKHIAPDI